One Trichocoleus sp. genomic region harbors:
- a CDS encoding nitrate ABC transporter ATP-binding protein (This model describes the ATP binding subunits of ATP-binding cassette (ABC) transporters for nitrate transport, or for bicarbonate transport, in bacteria and archaea.) → MQTLNSAALQTTPPEVSEPFLVIDQVSKVYPNPNGEAYIVLENVNLTVNEGEFICVIGHSGCGKSTLLNMVAGFNQPTEGEVRLQNARITKPGPDRMVVFQNYSLLPWMSAFQNIYLGINAVWRKKPKSEKEAIVREHLAMVGLTDAADKRPQALSGGMKQRVSIARALALRPQVLILDEPFGALDPITREELQEELLKIWMDHRTTVLMITHDIDEALFLADRVVMMTNGPAATVGEIMDVPFARPRSRTQVMEDPRYYELRNQAMDFLYRRFAHDVE, encoded by the coding sequence ATGCAAACGCTCAACTCTGCTGCACTCCAAACTACACCCCCCGAAGTTTCTGAACCTTTTTTGGTCATTGATCAGGTTTCTAAGGTGTATCCCAATCCGAACGGTGAAGCTTACATCGTGTTGGAAAATGTCAACCTCACCGTGAATGAGGGTGAATTCATTTGTGTTATTGGTCACTCTGGCTGCGGCAAATCCACATTGCTTAACATGGTGGCGGGTTTTAATCAGCCGACTGAAGGAGAGGTGCGGTTACAGAATGCCCGCATCACCAAACCCGGGCCCGATCGCATGGTCGTGTTTCAAAACTACTCGCTGCTGCCCTGGATGAGTGCGTTTCAAAATATCTATTTGGGCATCAATGCCGTGTGGCGGAAAAAACCAAAGTCTGAAAAAGAAGCGATCGTGCGCGAACATTTGGCAATGGTGGGCTTAACCGACGCGGCAGACAAAAGACCGCAAGCCCTCTCAGGTGGCATGAAGCAACGTGTGAGTATTGCGCGGGCTCTGGCACTGCGTCCTCAGGTCTTGATTCTGGATGAACCCTTTGGCGCACTCGACCCCATTACTCGTGAGGAGCTTCAGGAAGAACTGCTCAAAATTTGGATGGACCATCGCACCACCGTTCTCATGATTACTCACGACATTGATGAGGCTTTATTCCTCGCCGATCGCGTGGTCATGATGACCAATGGACCTGCCGCAACTGTTGGTGAAATTATGGACGTTCCGTTTGCTCGTCCCCGTAGCCGAACTCAGGTGATGGAAGATCCAAGGTATTACGAGCTGCGTAATCAGGCAATGGACTTTCTCTATCGCCGTTTTGCTCATGATGTGGAATAG
- a CDS encoding nitrate reductase produces the protein MAASSTDSTKTVCPYCGVGCGLEVLPDSAARSADLPAWKVRGDRSHPSSQGMVCVKGATIIESISKDRLLYPMWRETLDQPFRQISWEEAYGRIVDRIQTLVQNQKQDAICVYGSGQFLTEDYYTAQKLLKGCIGTNNFDANSRLCMSSAVSGYIQSFGSDGPPCCYEDLELTDCAFIIGSNTAECHPIIFNRLRKHHKRNAQVKMIVVDPRKTETAEAADLHLAIRPGTDIDLLNGIAYLLLQGNHQNDQFIEQHTNHSAEFLEVLRHYAPDIVADRCGITIEALQTAARYWAESDRVLSLWSMGMNQSSEGTAKVRSLINLHLLTGQIGKPGAGPFSLTGQPNAMGGREAGGLSHLLPGYRLITNSQHRAEIEQFWQLPAGQIAATPGRTVWEMITGLEEGAVELLWIAATNPVVSLPDLNRTKAALRRSPFTICQEAYYPTETTAYAHLLLPACQWSEKTGTMTNSERCVTLCPSFQSPPGEAKQDWEIFTEVGRRLGFTAQFPFQSSAEVHAEFVQLTRDRVCDMSGISHDRLKQGTLQWPLSEAEVQRGEDTETARELEAPNRKRLYTDLRFHTPDGRARFAAYHSRGLAEPADEQYPFVLTTGRLYGHWHTQTRTGRTDKIRQMYPEPFLEIHPRDAAKLEVLEGDLLEVQSRRGSARFPAKVTKSIAPGTVFVPMHWGELWADQAEANAMTHPEACPDSKQPELKACAVQLIPVVKQPAAEAETAPLLVADLL, from the coding sequence ATGGCTGCTTCCTCAACTGATTCAACGAAAACGGTTTGTCCTTATTGCGGGGTGGGTTGTGGCTTAGAAGTCCTACCTGATTCAGCCGCTCGTTCTGCTGACCTACCAGCCTGGAAGGTGCGAGGGGATCGGAGCCATCCCTCCAGTCAGGGAATGGTTTGTGTCAAGGGGGCAACAATCATTGAGTCGATCAGCAAAGATCGATTGCTTTATCCGATGTGGCGTGAGACGTTGGATCAGCCGTTTCGACAAATTAGTTGGGAAGAGGCGTATGGGCGAATCGTCGATCGCATTCAAACGCTAGTGCAAAATCAGAAGCAAGATGCTATTTGTGTCTATGGTTCTGGACAGTTTTTAACTGAAGACTATTACACTGCCCAAAAGCTGCTCAAGGGATGCATTGGCACGAACAACTTTGACGCAAACTCGCGCTTGTGCATGTCTTCGGCTGTATCCGGCTATATTCAGAGTTTTGGTTCTGATGGTCCACCCTGCTGTTATGAAGATTTAGAACTGACTGATTGTGCTTTTATCATCGGTAGTAATACAGCAGAATGCCATCCCATTATTTTTAATCGTCTTCGCAAGCATCACAAACGCAATGCCCAGGTGAAGATGATTGTGGTTGATCCCCGTAAAACGGAAACGGCTGAAGCGGCTGATTTACATCTGGCAATTCGTCCTGGCACAGATATCGATCTGCTCAACGGAATTGCTTACTTACTGTTGCAGGGAAATCATCAAAACGATCAATTTATTGAGCAGCACACCAATCATTCCGCTGAATTTTTAGAAGTGCTGCGCCACTATGCCCCTGATATTGTTGCCGATCGCTGTGGTATCACAATTGAAGCACTGCAAACAGCCGCTCGATATTGGGCAGAGTCCGATCGCGTGCTGTCGCTTTGGTCAATGGGCATGAACCAATCCAGCGAAGGAACAGCAAAAGTCCGTAGTTTGATTAACCTCCACCTGCTGACCGGACAGATTGGCAAACCCGGAGCCGGACCTTTTTCCCTGACCGGACAACCCAACGCCATGGGTGGACGCGAAGCGGGGGGGCTCTCTCATCTGCTGCCCGGATATCGCTTGATCACCAACTCCCAGCACCGGGCTGAAATTGAGCAGTTCTGGCAACTGCCTGCCGGACAAATTGCCGCCACACCCGGACGCACTGTTTGGGAAATGATTACGGGACTGGAAGAAGGAGCCGTTGAACTACTTTGGATCGCTGCTACCAACCCCGTTGTCAGTCTGCCTGACTTGAATCGCACGAAAGCTGCCCTGCGTCGATCGCCCTTCACAATTTGTCAGGAAGCCTATTACCCAACTGAAACCACTGCTTACGCCCACCTCCTTTTACCTGCCTGTCAATGGAGCGAGAAGACTGGCACAATGACCAACTCTGAGCGATGTGTTACGCTCTGTCCGTCTTTTCAGAGTCCTCCCGGTGAAGCCAAGCAAGATTGGGAAATTTTTACAGAAGTGGGGCGTCGGCTAGGATTTACAGCCCAATTTCCGTTTCAGTCCTCAGCAGAAGTTCATGCTGAATTTGTCCAACTAACGCGCGATCGGGTTTGTGATATGTCGGGGATTAGCCACGATCGGCTGAAGCAAGGAACGTTGCAATGGCCTCTGTCCGAGGCAGAGGTGCAGAGAGGGGAAGACACAGAGACGGCGAGAGAATTAGAAGCTCCGAACAGAAAACGGCTTTATACAGATTTGCGCTTTCATACCCCCGATGGACGAGCAAGATTTGCTGCCTATCATTCACGCGGGTTAGCGGAACCAGCAGATGAGCAATATCCGTTTGTTTTGACAACGGGCAGGCTCTATGGGCATTGGCATACACAGACGCGCACCGGACGCACAGACAAAATTCGTCAGATGTATCCTGAGCCGTTTCTTGAAATTCATCCGCGTGATGCAGCGAAATTAGAAGTCTTGGAAGGTGACCTTTTGGAGGTTCAATCGCGTCGAGGCTCTGCCCGTTTTCCAGCTAAAGTCACAAAGTCGATCGCGCCGGGGACAGTCTTTGTGCCCATGCATTGGGGCGAACTCTGGGCAGATCAGGCAGAAGCGAACGCCATGACCCACCCTGAAGCCTGCCCTGACTCTAAACAGCCGGAACTGAAAGCCTGCGCTGTGCAGCTAATTCCAGTGGTAAAGCAACCTGCTGCCGAGGCAGAAACAGCCCCTCTCTTGGTCGCAGATTTGCTCTAG
- a CDS encoding site-2 protease family protein translates to MRSGWQVGKIFGIPLLLDPSWFYILLLITFIYGAGWQQEGWGGSLPWVAGFVMALLLFASVLLHELGHSLVARSQGINVASITLFLFGGIASIDEESKTPGQAFQVAIAGPSVSFAIFLLLWLVSSSVPLAAPVEKVLESLAGMNFVLALFNMIPGLPLDGGQVLKAAVWKITGSRVKGVRWAARVGQILGWAAIGFGLLGLLSGQLMGLWLAFLGWFGVQNASAYNRVSDLQEALSSLKATDAMTREFRVVEAEMTLREFSEKYLLAELKPMVYYAASHGRYRGLVATERLQEIERSLWDIDKLQTIVEPLTEIPSVTETTSLVQVIDRLETHSLRRITVLSPAGAVSGVIDRGDIVQALADKLKMPLPEDVIKRIKEEGAFPPGLQLQAIAKAAKENS, encoded by the coding sequence ATGAGGTCAGGTTGGCAAGTTGGCAAGATTTTTGGGATTCCGCTGCTGCTCGATCCCTCATGGTTTTATATTCTGCTGCTGATCACATTTATCTATGGGGCAGGCTGGCAGCAAGAAGGCTGGGGTGGGTCGCTCCCCTGGGTTGCAGGCTTTGTCATGGCGCTGCTGCTGTTTGCCTCAGTGCTGCTGCATGAATTGGGGCATAGTCTCGTTGCCCGATCGCAGGGCATTAATGTTGCCTCAATTACGCTGTTTCTGTTTGGTGGTATTGCCTCGATCGATGAAGAATCAAAAACGCCCGGACAGGCTTTTCAAGTAGCGATTGCGGGTCCATCGGTGAGTTTTGCAATATTTTTGCTGCTGTGGCTGGTTAGCTCTAGTGTTCCACTGGCTGCCCCAGTCGAGAAGGTGCTTGAAAGCTTAGCAGGCATGAATTTTGTGCTGGCTTTATTTAATATGATTCCGGGTTTGCCGCTGGATGGTGGGCAGGTTCTCAAGGCAGCCGTTTGGAAAATTACGGGCAGTCGAGTGAAGGGGGTTCGATGGGCGGCACGAGTTGGGCAAATTCTCGGTTGGGCTGCGATCGGCTTTGGCTTGTTGGGCTTGCTGTCGGGTCAGCTCATGGGCTTATGGCTGGCGTTTCTGGGTTGGTTTGGGGTACAAAATGCCAGTGCCTACAATCGAGTCAGTGATTTGCAAGAAGCGCTCTCTAGCTTGAAAGCAACCGATGCGATGACGCGAGAGTTTCGGGTCGTTGAGGCGGAGATGACGCTGCGCGAGTTTTCTGAGAAATATTTGCTGGCAGAACTCAAGCCGATGGTTTACTATGCTGCCTCCCACGGGCGCTATCGGGGGCTAGTGGCAACCGAGCGACTTCAGGAAATTGAACGGAGCCTCTGGGACATTGATAAGCTGCAAACGATCGTTGAGCCGTTGACGGAGATTCCTTCTGTCACTGAAACCACCTCATTAGTGCAAGTCATCGATCGGCTTGAAACGCACAGCTTGCGCCGCATCACGGTTCTATCACCTGCGGGGGCTGTTTCTGGCGTGATCGATCGGGGAGATATTGTTCAGGCATTAGCAGACAAGCTAAAGATGCCGCTTCCAGAAGATGTGATTAAGCGCATTAAGGAAGAAGGTGCGTTTCCGCCTGGTTTGCAGCTACAGGCAATTGCAAAAGCTGCTAAAGAGAATTCGTAA
- the psaK gene encoding photosystem I reaction center subunit PsaK translates to MYLTLLAAAEPRSVQWSPSVAIVMIACNLFAIAIGYYAIQNRGVGPKLPGEVPAMFTGFGIPELLATTSFGHVLGAGMILGLTNAGIL, encoded by the coding sequence ATGTATCTCACTTTACTTGCTGCTGCTGAACCCCGATCGGTGCAGTGGTCGCCGAGTGTCGCGATCGTGATGATTGCCTGCAACTTGTTTGCGATTGCGATCGGCTACTACGCCATTCAGAATCGAGGGGTTGGACCCAAACTTCCAGGTGAGGTTCCAGCAATGTTCACAGGATTTGGAATTCCAGAACTGCTTGCAACAACTAGCTTTGGGCATGTTCTGGGAGCAGGGATGATTCTAGGATTAACAAACGCTGGGATTCTGTAG
- a CDS encoding phosphoribosylanthranilate isomerase, producing MRIKICGITKPEQGRSIAQQGATALGFICVRQSPRYILPEQIEQIVISLPSGIDRVGVFADASIAEIQQVVTIGQLNVVQLHGNESPEFCQQVRMALPKVELIKALRIRSDADLGRSNLYHRVVDTLLLDAYHPGALGGTGKTLDWSALQRFCPDCAWFLAGGLTPENVLEALSLVQPDGIDLSSGVESAPGDKDLQKVARLFEQLRSIVSAEI from the coding sequence ATGCGGATTAAAATTTGTGGGATTACGAAGCCGGAACAGGGTCGATCGATCGCTCAGCAAGGGGCAACGGCACTGGGATTTATTTGTGTGCGGCAGTCGCCTCGATATATTCTGCCAGAGCAAATTGAGCAGATTGTGATCAGCTTACCCTCAGGGATTGATCGAGTGGGGGTGTTTGCCGATGCCTCGATCGCAGAAATTCAGCAGGTGGTGACGATCGGACAACTGAACGTTGTGCAGCTTCACGGGAATGAATCGCCAGAATTTTGCCAGCAGGTGAGGATGGCGTTACCCAAAGTTGAACTGATTAAAGCACTGAGAATTCGTTCTGATGCAGATTTGGGGCGATCGAACCTCTATCATCGTGTCGTGGATACTCTCCTGCTTGATGCCTATCATCCGGGAGCATTGGGCGGTACAGGCAAGACGTTAGATTGGTCGGCATTACAGCGATTTTGTCCCGATTGCGCCTGGTTCCTAGCAGGTGGATTGACGCCAGAGAACGTGTTAGAGGCATTATCTCTTGTTCAACCAGATGGCATTGATTTATCAAGCGGGGTTGAATCTGCTCCCGGAGACAAGGATTTGCAGAAGGTTGCGCGATTGTTTGAGCAGTTGCGATCGATCGTGAGTGCTGAAATTTAG
- a CDS encoding LysR family transcriptional regulator, with protein MNLESIKLSQLRALTTIAKHGNFSEAALQLGVSQSAVSHAIAVLEAELGVILLSRGRHGATLTPVGERILTYANQMLEGLEAIGKEANLAKGLQGGRVRVSSFRSVATHILPDVIAEFHKRFPGIQVTLLEYRGDDGVEQALREGRADIALTCMPVSSEFEAWELMQDEYIVLFPPTAQIPNPITWDDLVAYPLIMPPSNDYCSILIRSHLTKLGQGINAGYEIQEDSTIVSMVMRGLGATIMARLAAEPLPPKIQVRQLPAPLKRIFHVATLAEGLHSPAVYAFLDTLRDMGKKQISPLKVVKAS; from the coding sequence ATGAATCTGGAGAGTATCAAGCTGTCCCAACTGCGGGCACTGACAACGATCGCAAAACATGGCAACTTCAGTGAAGCAGCACTCCAGTTAGGGGTGTCTCAGTCGGCTGTGAGCCATGCGATCGCGGTACTAGAAGCAGAACTCGGTGTGATCTTGCTCTCTCGCGGCAGGCATGGCGCTACCCTGACCCCGGTTGGTGAGCGAATCTTGACTTATGCAAATCAAATGCTGGAGGGGCTAGAGGCGATCGGCAAAGAAGCAAATTTAGCGAAAGGGTTGCAGGGTGGTCGAGTCCGAGTTTCTTCCTTCCGCAGTGTGGCAACCCACATTTTGCCAGATGTGATCGCTGAGTTTCACAAGCGGTTTCCGGGAATTCAAGTGACGCTGCTGGAATATCGGGGGGATGATGGCGTCGAGCAAGCGTTGCGGGAAGGACGTGCCGACATTGCGCTGACCTGTATGCCAGTTTCGAGTGAGTTTGAAGCCTGGGAACTCATGCAGGATGAATATATTGTGCTTTTTCCGCCCACTGCTCAGATCCCAAACCCGATTACCTGGGACGATCTGGTTGCCTACCCGCTCATCATGCCCCCCTCAAATGACTACTGCTCGATTTTGATTCGCAGTCATTTGACAAAACTTGGACAGGGTATCAACGCCGGGTATGAAATTCAGGAAGACTCAACGATCGTCAGTATGGTGATGCGGGGCTTAGGTGCAACCATCATGGCACGTTTAGCCGCAGAACCACTCCCGCCAAAGATTCAAGTGCGTCAATTACCCGCTCCGCTCAAGCGCATCTTTCATGTGGCAACTCTCGCAGAAGGGCTACATTCTCCCGCAGTTTATGCGTTTCTAGATACGCTGCGCGATATGGGGAAAAAGCAGATATCGCCGCTCAAAGTTGTTAAAGCCAGCTAA